One Vallitalea longa DNA segment encodes these proteins:
- a CDS encoding ACP S-malonyltransferase: MDKIALVFPGQGAQYVGMGESFYNNYLVCRQTYEEASDISGMDVAQLCFKSSLSALSKMENMQLAVTTTCVAIARAYFYEYGMTPQFCAGHSVGEISAFITSGAIRFSDGIKILMKRGELLKEIYDQHMGTMLIAEEIDYKSVEQLIDDTKLHKEVFISCESSNNQILISGTNEGIEIMQEKLLDSDARITPLITSTPMHCPLMGSIEKQFYDYLLGFEYFPFRIPVITNIQGRPFSDPQLIPQIMSKHLTNPVRWKDIVECMKQYGVSVSLEMGPKNLITNLIENIAPEITSYCFGKKMDRKYFHENFLADENYKKDIPEFMSRCLGIAVATRNNNTSSEEYQKGVVDNYNNIKKLHKDITDSHRKILKTDMEMALQYLENILNTKKVPEKEQKNWIKQLLDETSNYYLLEEYYA; this comes from the coding sequence ATGGATAAAATAGCTTTAGTATTTCCAGGTCAAGGAGCCCAATATGTGGGTATGGGAGAATCTTTTTATAATAATTATTTAGTATGCAGGCAGACTTATGAAGAAGCCAGTGATATATCGGGAATGGATGTAGCCCAATTATGTTTTAAGAGCAGTCTTTCAGCTCTTAGCAAAATGGAAAATATGCAGTTAGCTGTAACAACAACTTGTGTTGCCATTGCTCGTGCCTACTTCTACGAATATGGAATGACCCCACAGTTCTGTGCGGGACATAGTGTAGGGGAGATTTCTGCATTTATAACTTCGGGTGCTATCCGTTTTTCAGATGGTATCAAGATATTAATGAAGCGTGGAGAGTTATTGAAGGAAATATATGACCAACATATGGGAACTATGCTGATTGCTGAAGAGATTGATTATAAAAGTGTGGAACAATTGATTGATGATACTAAATTACATAAGGAAGTTTTCATTTCATGTGAGAGTTCCAATAATCAGATACTAATCAGTGGAACCAATGAAGGCATTGAAATAATGCAAGAAAAACTTCTTGATAGTGATGCAAGGATTACACCTCTTATAACAAGTACACCTATGCATTGCCCTCTAATGGGAAGTATAGAAAAACAATTTTATGATTACCTCCTTGGATTCGAATACTTTCCTTTTAGGATACCTGTAATTACTAATATTCAGGGTAGACCTTTTAGTGATCCACAGCTCATTCCACAGATTATGTCCAAACATCTGACTAATCCTGTTAGATGGAAGGATATAGTTGAATGTATGAAGCAGTATGGGGTATCTGTATCATTAGAGATGGGACCCAAGAATTTAATTACGAATCTTATTGAGAATATTGCGCCTGAGATAACATCCTACTGTTTCGGTAAGAAAATGGACAGAAAATATTTTCATGAGAATTTCCTAGCTGATGAAAATTATAAGAAGGATATTCCAGAGTTCATGAGCAGGTGTTTAGGAATTGCAGTAGCAACTAGAAATAATAATACATCCAGTGAGGAGTATCAAAAGGGTGTAGTTGATAATTACAACAATATCAAAAAACTCCATAAAGATATCACCGACAGTCATAGAAAGATACTAAAAACCGATATGGAGATGGCATTACAATATCTGGAAAATATATTGAACACAAAAAAAGTTCCAGAGAAAGAACAAAAGAATTGGATAAAACAATTGCTGGATGAAACAAGCAATTATTACCTGTTAGAAGAATATTATGCTTAA
- a CDS encoding carbamoyltransferase C-terminal domain-containing protein gives MRDGYYLSAYLEIAKAKNVFTIACRHDNCVALWKKTDYEIELIRYWEFERLTGYKQNCFALYDVEQCKDIINDLLKKEGLTLEDIIEIWGVPELLSDDSYLSKYRYPEYTYHCMSHLSSSVFIDTDLFKKENIIGFNVDGGSDCIVDAYKKEDEIFETDKYPFVGSYSKAGSTDMSVYPAYSPGLLWAYVAGYYYMREGSLMALSSASDSRAYIDVDDILVNTAPILDKEFLPENRLLDLINEIDSYTQEDAGTKFNYFDDRFSEKENKISMVMKIVQNMSFRIMETNINYAIKEYSMIPEETYLAMSGGFALNCPCNTYLMNKFNFKGFIAPPCVSDCGMALGIGLYSFYNKTQGKFNFKLESAYYGEKDSLETFLESNNEFEQYIQSINEFEPRQAAKDLMEEPIVWFDGHTEIGPRALGGRSLLGDPRKQATKDALNIIKKRQWWRPVAPIVLMECVDEWFENAYESPYMLHTLKIKDEKIDEVIAVAHSNGTARLQTIAKDTKQIRLYQVMQEFYKITGVPMICNTSLNDKGEPIINRIDEAFNFALRKKIRIMYVNGHRIEIKNHSRYTQKQPLRRKLTLGKWKNEEEYLELYNKYNPFHISDKVIMPRMIWGLPLDRIMNQNDKRDAMRCAVETKMFINTVGTLRKGLMFVLYSMCTTAKERETKFLKVEEDLQMNQREKG, from the coding sequence ATGAGAGATGGATATTATTTATCTGCATATTTAGAAATTGCGAAAGCGAAAAATGTCTTTACTATAGCATGCCGACATGATAATTGTGTTGCTTTATGGAAGAAAACCGATTATGAAATAGAACTTATACGATATTGGGAGTTTGAACGATTAACTGGATATAAGCAGAATTGCTTTGCTTTGTATGATGTAGAACAGTGTAAAGATATAATAAATGATTTGTTGAAAAAGGAAGGTTTGACGTTAGAAGATATTATAGAAATTTGGGGAGTTCCAGAATTACTTAGTGACGATAGCTATTTGTCAAAGTACCGATACCCAGAGTATACCTATCATTGTATGTCCCATTTGTCATCTAGTGTATTTATAGATACTGATCTTTTCAAGAAAGAGAATATCATTGGATTTAATGTAGATGGAGGTTCTGACTGCATTGTTGATGCATACAAAAAAGAGGATGAAATCTTTGAAACAGATAAATATCCATTTGTTGGATCTTATTCAAAAGCAGGGAGTACGGATATGTCAGTATATCCAGCATATTCACCAGGATTGCTTTGGGCTTACGTCGCAGGATATTATTATATGCGAGAAGGAAGTTTGATGGCACTTTCTTCAGCCAGTGATAGCAGGGCGTATATAGATGTTGATGATATCCTCGTAAATACAGCCCCTATACTGGATAAAGAATTCTTACCTGAAAACAGATTACTTGATTTAATTAATGAGATTGATTCATATACTCAAGAGGACGCTGGAACCAAGTTCAATTATTTTGATGACAGGTTCAGTGAGAAGGAAAACAAGATAAGTATGGTTATGAAAATCGTACAGAATATGTCTTTTAGAATCATGGAAACAAATATTAATTATGCTATAAAAGAATATAGTATGATTCCAGAAGAAACTTATCTAGCTATGTCAGGAGGATTTGCTTTAAATTGTCCATGTAATACTTACTTAATGAATAAATTTAATTTTAAAGGTTTCATTGCTCCGCCATGCGTGAGTGATTGTGGTATGGCTTTAGGAATTGGATTATATTCATTTTATAATAAAACACAAGGGAAATTCAATTTCAAGCTTGAATCAGCATATTATGGTGAAAAAGATAGTTTAGAAACATTTCTTGAAAGCAATAATGAATTTGAACAGTATATACAAAGTATCAATGAGTTTGAACCTAGACAAGCTGCAAAGGATCTAATGGAAGAACCAATTGTATGGTTTGATGGTCATACAGAAATCGGTCCTCGTGCTTTAGGTGGAAGAAGTTTATTGGGTGATCCACGAAAACAAGCAACAAAAGATGCTCTCAATATCATTAAAAAAAGGCAATGGTGGAGACCTGTCGCACCAATAGTATTAATGGAATGTGTGGATGAATGGTTTGAGAACGCTTATGAATCTCCATATATGTTGCATACTCTAAAAATAAAGGATGAAAAAATAGACGAAGTCATAGCCGTTGCACATTCTAATGGTACAGCAAGATTGCAAACTATCGCTAAAGATACAAAGCAGATAAGATTATATCAGGTAATGCAGGAATTTTATAAGATAACAGGAGTACCAATGATATGTAATACGTCTCTAAATGATAAGGGTGAACCTATCATTAACCGTATCGATGAAGCTTTTAATTTTGCTTTAAGGAAAAAAATCAGAATAATGTACGTTAATGGACATAGAATTGAGATTAAGAATCATAGTAGATATACTCAAAAACAACCATTACGTAGGAAATTAACATTAGGCAAATGGAAAAATGAAGAAGAATATCTAGAATTATATAACAAGTACAATCCATTCCATATCAGTGACAAAGTTATTATGCCAAGAATGATATGGGGATTACCGTTAGATAGGATAATGAATCAAAACGATAAACGTGATGCAATGAGATGTGCTGTAGAAACTAAGATGTTCATTAATACGGTAGGAACTCTTAGAAAAGGTCTAATGTTTGTACTCTATAGTATGTGCACAACTGCAAAAGAAAGGGAGACTAAGTTTCTTAAGGTAGAAGAAGATCTGCAAATGAATCAAAGAGAGAAGGGTTAA
- a CDS encoding 3-hydroxyacyl-CoA dehydrogenase family protein: MNIGVIGAGVMGRGVALAYAQYGHNIVLVDKEENILEDAKKQIKTDFRFQGMYGKKCEDTIENILGRITFTTQLENVNKCEYIIENVTENWEIKKDIYTQLNKICNESTLYAVNTSCFSITQVGALMNKPENVIGSHYMNPAHIKSTVEVIKGYHTSEGTIDTTLNLLKSIEKEGVVVNDLPGFVSNRVLMLTVNEAIYLVHEGVAEAKDIDKIFKQCFGHKMGPLETADLIGLDTILFSVEVLYESYCDSKYRPCPLLKKMVNAGLLGRKSGKGFYVYNY; the protein is encoded by the coding sequence ATGAACATTGGAGTAATAGGAGCAGGAGTAATGGGCAGAGGTGTAGCATTAGCTTATGCTCAATATGGTCATAATATCGTATTGGTGGATAAAGAAGAAAATATACTGGAAGATGCTAAGAAACAAATAAAAACTGATTTCCGTTTTCAAGGTATGTATGGAAAGAAATGTGAAGATACAATAGAAAATATTCTCGGACGTATAACATTCACTACTCAGTTGGAGAATGTTAATAAGTGCGAGTATATAATTGAGAATGTCACTGAGAACTGGGAGATAAAAAAGGATATATATACACAATTAAATAAGATATGTAATGAAAGTACACTATATGCAGTCAATACCTCCTGCTTTTCCATAACTCAAGTTGGTGCTCTCATGAATAAACCAGAAAATGTGATAGGTTCCCATTATATGAATCCAGCACATATCAAATCAACAGTAGAAGTAATAAAAGGATATCATACATCGGAAGGAACAATAGATACCACATTGAATCTATTGAAGTCAATTGAAAAAGAAGGCGTTGTAGTCAATGATCTTCCTGGATTCGTATCCAATCGTGTATTGATGCTGACAGTTAATGAAGCTATCTATTTGGTACATGAAGGAGTAGCAGAAGCAAAAGATATTGACAAGATATTCAAACAATGTTTTGGACATAAGATGGGACCATTAGAAACTGCTGATCTGATTGGTCTTGATACCATTTTATTTTCTGTAGAGGTTCTATATGAAAGCTATTGCGACAGTAAATATAGACCATGCCCATTATTGAAAAAGATGGTAAATGCTGGATTACTTGGTAGAAAAAGTGGAAAAGGATTCTATGTATACAATTATTAA
- a CDS encoding carbamoyltransferase C-terminal domain-containing protein, which yields MIKELKDGYYLSAYVEIDPLGNIYKIAHRHDQSIALWHVKHREVKLIHYWELERLSGSKKHQYCFFSKEQFDKVVDELLSTYDLTLKDIVEIFGTPELGDRDTYMSIECYPEFSYHSMCHLASCVFMNTEIFHNEKILAFSVDGGSDIVSDTIAYKRFPFIGCFSDYKNDIFELESVCSPAILWDYMSSYYTMREGSLMALASASKSVAYYTMEDILLHSNVNVSGEVYDKINNLLEFVDNLTQEDAGTKFNYFDERFSERENKISMIMKIIEDLSKRIMEHNIELFIEKYDIDTKEFYLAVAGGFALNCPCNTYLMNKYDFKGFVAPPCVSDSGMALGIGLYVFYDRLGGDFHFQLEDAYWGDRSDFESFEIDNYSQYIKSMSDFNPKQAAMDIMEFPIIWIENGAEIGPRALGSRSLLGDPRKMKTKDELNHIKKRQWWRPVAPIILKDNIKDWFEDQYESPFMLHASKIRQEKIDEIVAIVHENGTARLQSIDESTRQKKIYQVLKNFYEITKVPIICNTSLNDKGEPIINNIEQAINFALRKKIYVMYIDGKRIELMNHENYGIKTPLKRDVTLYMWKNKEEYRKFVKDYNPYDISLRAIFYYIHTKVNDIQLLQDKRECKRLEIKSQMFFNTLSPFMKADLKKAFKDNNYYKELEEELGL from the coding sequence ATGATAAAAGAATTAAAAGATGGGTATTATTTATCTGCATATGTAGAAATTGATCCTCTTGGTAATATCTATAAAATTGCTCATAGACATGATCAAAGTATTGCATTATGGCATGTAAAACATAGAGAAGTAAAATTAATTCACTATTGGGAACTAGAGAGATTGAGTGGTAGTAAGAAGCATCAATATTGTTTTTTCAGTAAAGAGCAATTTGATAAAGTAGTTGATGAATTATTATCCACTTATGATCTGACCTTAAAAGACATAGTAGAAATATTTGGGACGCCAGAATTAGGTGACCGTGATACTTATATGTCTATTGAGTGTTATCCTGAATTTTCATATCATTCAATGTGCCACTTGGCATCTTGTGTTTTTATGAATACGGAAATCTTCCATAATGAGAAGATATTAGCTTTTTCTGTAGATGGAGGTTCTGACATCGTATCTGATACAATAGCCTACAAGCGTTTTCCATTTATAGGATGCTTTTCAGACTATAAGAATGATATATTTGAATTGGAATCCGTTTGTTCACCTGCTATTTTGTGGGACTATATGAGTAGTTATTATACTATGCGGGAAGGTAGCTTGATGGCACTTGCAAGCGCTAGTAAAAGTGTCGCCTATTATACAATGGAAGATATACTGTTACATAGTAATGTGAATGTATCTGGTGAGGTATATGATAAGATTAATAATTTATTAGAGTTTGTGGATAATCTGACACAAGAAGATGCAGGTACAAAATTCAATTATTTTGACGAACGCTTCAGTGAACGAGAGAACAAAATCAGTATGATAATGAAAATAATTGAAGATTTATCTAAACGTATAATGGAACATAACATTGAATTGTTTATAGAAAAATATGATATTGATACAAAAGAATTCTATCTTGCTGTTGCAGGAGGTTTCGCATTGAACTGTCCTTGCAATACCTATTTGATGAACAAATACGATTTCAAAGGATTCGTTGCGCCACCTTGTGTGAGTGATAGTGGTATGGCATTAGGAATTGGGTTATATGTATTTTATGATAGATTAGGTGGAGATTTCCATTTTCAATTGGAAGATGCTTATTGGGGAGATAGAAGTGATTTCGAGAGTTTTGAAATAGACAATTATAGTCAGTACATAAAAAGTATGAGTGATTTCAACCCAAAACAAGCAGCTATGGATATAATGGAATTTCCTATCATATGGATTGAAAATGGTGCAGAAATAGGTCCTAGGGCATTAGGATCAAGGAGTTTATTAGGTGATCCTAGAAAGATGAAAACAAAAGACGAGCTTAATCATATTAAGAAAAGACAGTGGTGGAGACCAGTTGCTCCAATTATCCTTAAGGATAACATTAAAGATTGGTTTGAAGATCAGTATGAATCGCCTTTCATGTTACATGCATCTAAGATTAGACAAGAGAAGATAGATGAAATAGTTGCTATTGTACATGAGAATGGAACTGCGAGACTTCAAAGTATTGATGAAAGTACTAGACAGAAAAAAATATATCAAGTACTGAAAAACTTTTATGAAATAACAAAAGTACCTATCATATGTAATACTTCGTTAAATGATAAAGGTGAACCTATCATCAATAATATCGAACAAGCTATCAATTTCGCTCTACGTAAGAAAATATATGTTATGTATATTGATGGGAAACGGATTGAATTGATGAATCATGAAAACTATGGTATTAAAACTCCTTTAAAAAGGGATGTAACTTTGTATATGTGGAAAAACAAAGAAGAATATAGAAAGTTTGTCAAGGATTATAACCCATATGATATTTCTTTAAGAGCTATATTTTATTATATTCATACTAAAGTTAACGATATTCAGTTATTACAAGATAAAAGAGAGTGTAAGAGGTTAGAAATCAAATCCCAGATGTTTTTTAATACCTTATCACCTTTTATGAAAGCTGATTTGAAAAAAGCTTTTAAAGATAATAATTATTATAAAGAATTGGAGGAGGAGTTAGGACTATGA
- a CDS encoding thioesterase II family protein, with amino-acid sequence MILYCVPHAGSSALNFYQWKSHIRDNIKIVPLELAGRGAKSEQQLYGCFDEAVDDLIEDIMNNKSDEDYALFGHSLGCWLVYDIYFRLIEKGMKPPVHIFFSGRWSPLTKKEKLMCKDMTDQEFIEKIGEMGGTSKKIMNSAEFQDKYLKILRSDFDIIENYKSKQNKLIESDITILSGTQDSSIKNSDLLKWQKTTSGMCTICKVNGGHFFHLENMQETINIIESKLEVG; translated from the coding sequence ATGATACTATACTGTGTTCCACATGCTGGAAGTTCAGCGCTCAATTTTTATCAATGGAAATCACATATAAGAGATAATATTAAGATAGTTCCTCTAGAATTGGCAGGAAGAGGTGCTAAGTCCGAGCAACAATTATATGGATGTTTTGATGAAGCCGTAGATGATTTGATAGAAGATATCATGAATAACAAGTCTGATGAAGATTATGCACTATTCGGACATAGTCTAGGGTGTTGGTTAGTTTATGATATATACTTCAGATTAATTGAAAAAGGTATGAAACCACCAGTACATATATTCTTTTCAGGTAGATGGTCTCCATTAACCAAGAAAGAAAAACTTATGTGCAAAGACATGACAGACCAAGAGTTCATAGAAAAAATTGGGGAAATGGGTGGTACAAGTAAAAAAATAATGAATTCGGCTGAATTTCAAGACAAGTATCTTAAAATATTAAGAAGTGATTTTGATATTATTGAAAACTATAAAAGCAAACAAAACAAATTGATTGAGAGTGATATTACCATACTAAGTGGTACACAAGACAGTTCTATCAAAAATTCAGATCTGCTTAAATGGCAAAAGACGACGAGCGGGATGTGCACTATATGTAAAGTTAATGGAGGACATTTTTTTCACCTCGAGAATATGCAAGAGACCATTAACATCATAGAAAGCAAACTGGAAGTTGGATAA
- a CDS encoding carbamoyltransferase C-terminal domain-containing protein has protein sequence MKDGFYISAYITITKLGNLYRAGHRHDESIALWQKKGKKVSLIHYWELERLTGIKQQRLPFFDIKQFRHIINGLLREYDITLDDVIEIWGVPELQEDDSYLSKYLFPDYALHGFAHLASCIFMDMDIFKNNNVLGFSVDGGSDSTIDAYDREGRSEYDRYHFIGCYSEAKKNKLNLFPAVSPAEIWGWSLMRYNIREGTLMALASASESEAYYDIESLFPFDEYKMGPGIRQRIFDMFDEIDHYKKDDIGIKFNYFDEKFSEKENRISMAMKIVQQVSYKIMVNSIEEAIDRFGIDTENTYLAMSGGFALNCPCNTYLMDKYHFKGFIAPPCVSDSGMAMGIGLSSFYVRTLGDFEFKFNHAYYGDSYNVKDFLAKGEFSNFIESVEEFDAAQVVKDMEEDIVIWYEGGAEVGPRALGARSLIGDPRVMWTKERLNEVKKRQWWRPVAPIVLKEKVGEWFRNEYESPYMLHALELLEDKREEVPAIVHIDGTSRLQTIDAENPKIYLYQVMKEFERVSGVPIICNTSLNDKGEPIINRIEEACNFALRKNIKVAYFNGNRILLRNHEQYKNEEVLKRKLRMEIWKDKLDKQEFINKYNPYNLSEKEVFVYTFTNMYKGIELFDLDYEEQKKIEKQVKDFLKENPLFNKHVLLVRIMNANLNKKKMER, from the coding sequence ATGAAAGATGGATTTTATATCTCAGCTTATATCACTATAACGAAATTAGGTAATCTATATAGAGCTGGACATAGACATGATGAGAGTATTGCGTTATGGCAGAAAAAAGGAAAGAAAGTATCTTTAATCCACTATTGGGAGTTAGAAAGGCTAACAGGAATTAAACAACAGAGGTTACCGTTCTTTGATATTAAGCAATTCAGACACATCATCAATGGACTATTAAGGGAATATGATATAACACTAGATGATGTTATAGAGATATGGGGTGTACCAGAGTTACAAGAAGATGATAGTTATTTGTCCAAATATCTGTTTCCTGATTATGCATTACATGGTTTTGCTCATCTGGCTTCTTGTATTTTTATGGATATGGATATATTCAAAAACAATAATGTTCTTGGATTCTCTGTTGATGGAGGTTCTGATTCCACTATTGATGCATACGATAGAGAAGGCAGAAGCGAATATGACCGTTACCATTTTATAGGATGTTACTCAGAAGCTAAGAAAAACAAATTGAATCTGTTTCCAGCAGTATCACCCGCTGAAATATGGGGATGGTCTCTAATGAGGTATAACATAAGAGAAGGTACTTTAATGGCATTAGCTTCCGCTAGCGAAAGCGAAGCCTATTATGATATAGAAAGTCTATTCCCATTTGATGAATATAAGATGGGGCCAGGCATACGTCAAAGAATATTTGATATGTTTGATGAAATAGACCACTACAAAAAAGATGACATAGGTATAAAGTTCAACTACTTCGATGAAAAATTCAGCGAGAAAGAAAATCGTATAAGCATGGCAATGAAGATAGTTCAACAAGTATCTTACAAGATTATGGTAAACAGCATTGAAGAAGCCATTGACAGATTTGGAATAGATACAGAAAATACTTATCTAGCCATGTCAGGCGGATTTGCATTAAATTGTCCTTGCAACACTTACCTGATGGATAAATATCATTTCAAAGGTTTCATAGCACCACCTTGCGTAAGTGATTCCGGTATGGCTATGGGAATTGGGTTATCTTCATTTTATGTAAGAACATTAGGTGACTTTGAATTCAAATTCAACCATGCTTATTATGGCGATAGTTACAATGTAAAAGATTTTTTGGCTAAAGGGGAATTCAGTAATTTTATAGAAAGTGTTGAAGAATTTGATGCAGCTCAAGTAGTAAAAGATATGGAAGAAGACATTGTTATATGGTATGAAGGAGGTGCAGAGGTTGGACCAAGGGCTCTGGGTGCAAGAAGTTTAATTGGTGATCCTAGAGTTATGTGGACAAAAGAGCGTTTGAATGAAGTAAAAAAAAGACAATGGTGGAGACCTGTAGCACCTATTGTATTAAAAGAGAAAGTAGGAGAATGGTTTCGTAATGAGTATGAATCACCATATATGTTACATGCCTTAGAGTTATTGGAGGATAAAAGAGAAGAGGTGCCTGCAATAGTCCATATAGATGGAACATCAAGATTACAAACTATTGATGCAGAGAATCCTAAGATCTATCTATATCAGGTAATGAAAGAATTTGAAAGAGTTTCAGGGGTACCTATTATCTGTAATACCTCTTTAAATGATAAGGGTGAACCTATAATCAATCGAATTGAAGAAGCGTGTAATTTTGCACTGCGTAAAAATATAAAAGTCGCATATTTTAACGGAAATAGAATCTTATTAAGGAACCATGAACAATACAAGAATGAAGAAGTATTAAAGAGAAAACTACGAATGGAAATATGGAAAGATAAATTGGATAAACAAGAATTCATCAATAAATATAATCCATATAATCTTTCTGAAAAAGAAGTCTTTGTCTATACATTTACTAATATGTATAAAGGAATTGAATTATTTGACTTGGATTATGAAGAACAGAAAAAGATAGAAAAACAAGTAAAAGATTTTTTGAAAGAAAATCCATTATTTAATAAACATGTTCTTCTAGTAAGAATAATGAATGCCAACCTAAATAAAAAGAAAATGGAAAGGTGA
- a CDS encoding acyl carrier protein encodes MNREEISNKLKSFLSKFFGKKNVESLGDDDDFFSLGFVNSLFAMQLITFMETEFDVTIDVAELNMDNFNTLNKIINIIENKTK; translated from the coding sequence ATGAATAGAGAGGAAATCAGTAATAAATTAAAATCATTTTTAAGTAAATTTTTTGGTAAGAAAAATGTTGAGTCATTAGGTGATGATGATGATTTCTTTAGTTTAGGTTTTGTTAATTCATTGTTTGCTATGCAGCTCATAACATTTATGGAAACAGAATTTGACGTGACTATTGATGTGGCAGAATTGAATATGGATAACTTCAATACATTAAATAAGATTATCAATATTATTGAAAATAAGACTAAGTAA
- a CDS encoding HAD-IIIC family phosphatase: MSDKNKKIKCVVWDLDNTLWDGVLIEDGEVTLKDNILNIIEQLDHRGILQSISSKNNYEDAMTKLEEFGIKEYFLYPQISWSSKSQAVKEIISCLNIGANTIAFIDDQNFERDEVKNSIPEVSCFSADEIGDILDNELFIPDFITKDSMRRREMYIADYHRKKVEETYQGPQEDFLASLNMNISIRNARDEDLDRVVELTERTNQLNTTGYTYSYEELKLMQDSDIHKLLIIGLDDKYGTYGKIGIILIDTSNEQWVLELFIMSCRVMSRGIGTILLNYIMDMAQTADKELYAKFIPTNKNKMMQLTYNLAGFKVFEKRDDYILMKNDLTRIQKIPEYVTLVSELHEYEEDGSRRIYG; encoded by the coding sequence ATGTCAGATAAAAATAAAAAAATAAAGTGTGTAGTATGGGATCTAGATAATACTTTATGGGATGGGGTTCTTATTGAAGATGGTGAAGTAACATTAAAAGACAATATCCTGAACATAATAGAACAGCTTGACCATAGAGGTATTCTTCAATCCATATCAAGTAAGAACAATTATGAAGATGCTATGACCAAGTTGGAGGAATTCGGTATAAAAGAATATTTCTTATACCCTCAAATCAGTTGGAGCAGCAAGTCTCAAGCCGTAAAAGAAATTATCAGCTGTTTGAATATAGGTGCGAATACAATAGCTTTTATTGATGATCAAAATTTTGAAAGAGATGAAGTCAAGAACTCTATACCAGAGGTTTCATGTTTTTCAGCAGATGAAATAGGAGATATCTTGGATAATGAATTATTCATTCCCGATTTCATCACAAAAGATTCAATGAGAAGAAGAGAGATGTACATAGCCGATTATCATAGAAAAAAAGTTGAAGAGACTTATCAAGGACCACAAGAAGATTTCTTGGCATCTTTGAATATGAACATCAGTATAAGGAATGCAAGAGATGAAGATTTGGACCGTGTAGTTGAACTTACAGAAAGAACCAATCAGCTAAATACAACAGGTTATACCTATTCTTATGAGGAATTGAAACTTATGCAGGATTCTGATATTCATAAATTATTGATCATTGGACTTGACGATAAATACGGAACTTATGGAAAAATTGGTATCATTTTAATTGATACAAGTAATGAACAATGGGTATTGGAACTATTTATCATGTCATGTAGAGTCATGTCGAGAGGCATAGGAACTATTTTACTTAATTACATTATGGATATGGCTCAGACAGCAGATAAAGAATTGTATGCTAAATTTATTCCAACAAATAAGAATAAAATGATGCAGTTGACATACAATTTGGCAGGATTCAAAGTGTTTGAGAAAAGAGATGACTATATTCTTATGAAGAATGACTTAACTAGAATACAAAAGATACCTGAATATGTCACATTGGTTTCAGAACTTCATGAATATGAAGAGGATGGGAGTAGGAGGATATATGGATAA